From the genome of Muricauda sp. SCSIO 64092, one region includes:
- a CDS encoding MFS transporter — translation MTEPLDLYAALRYKEFNVFLLVRFAMVFAWSMQFIVIEWQVYSLTKDPLSLGIIGLMEIIPAVGIALFAGHFVDQNEKRNLLVKCILGFSVISLGLFLVTLPSVETSYSSRSILYLIYALVFLGGLVRAFIGPTIFSLIALIVPKPIYPNAATWSSSTWQVASVLGPAFAGFSISWIGVHWSLCVIFGSSVLALLFLFQISKKPILNPKLGEPIFQSLKDGLKFVFHTKAVFGALTLDMIAVLFGGAVALLPIYAQDILKVGSEGFGILRAAPAVGAAITMVLSTRFPLHRNAGKKLLWAVFGFGVCILVFGLSKLFWLSVIALFVSGAVDGVSMIIRQTILQLKTPDNMRGRVASVNSIFVGSSNELGAFESGLTAKLMGTVTAVVFGGCMTLFTVGLTALVSPSFRRLDLSEDIREHKKE, via the coding sequence ATGACAGAGCCCTTGGACCTCTACGCCGCATTGCGGTATAAAGAATTCAATGTTTTTTTATTGGTCCGCTTTGCAATGGTCTTTGCCTGGAGCATGCAGTTTATCGTTATTGAATGGCAGGTATATTCATTGACCAAAGATCCCCTTTCATTGGGGATCATAGGGTTAATGGAAATTATCCCAGCGGTGGGCATTGCATTGTTTGCAGGGCATTTCGTGGACCAGAACGAAAAGCGGAACCTTTTGGTCAAATGTATTTTAGGATTTTCGGTCATTAGTCTGGGACTTTTTTTGGTGACCTTGCCATCCGTGGAAACTAGCTATTCCTCCCGATCCATTTTGTACCTTATTTATGCATTGGTCTTTTTGGGCGGTTTGGTGCGGGCGTTTATAGGCCCCACCATTTTTTCATTGATTGCCCTTATTGTTCCCAAACCTATTTATCCCAACGCGGCCACATGGAGCAGTTCCACCTGGCAGGTGGCCTCGGTTTTAGGCCCTGCTTTTGCCGGGTTTTCCATCAGTTGGATTGGGGTACACTGGTCCCTCTGCGTCATTTTTGGTTCTTCGGTCCTGGCCTTGCTTTTTCTTTTTCAGATATCCAAAAAGCCCATTCTAAACCCAAAATTGGGAGAACCCATATTTCAAAGCTTAAAAGATGGCCTCAAATTTGTGTTCCATACCAAAGCGGTCTTTGGAGCACTGACTTTGGACATGATCGCGGTACTTTTTGGAGGGGCAGTGGCCCTTTTGCCCATTTATGCACAGGACATTTTAAAAGTAGGTTCCGAAGGGTTTGGTATTTTAAGGGCGGCACCGGCCGTTGGAGCGGCCATTACCATGGTGCTTTCCACACGTTTTCCTTTACATAGAAATGCAGGAAAAAAATTGCTTTGGGCCGTATTTGGATTTGGGGTCTGTATCCTTGTTTTTGGCTTGTCAAAACTTTTCTGGCTTTCTGTAATCGCACTTTTTGTCAGCGGTGCGGTAGATGGGGTTTCCATGATCATTAGACAGACGATCTTGCAATTAAAAACCCCCGACAATATGCGGGGTCGGGTGGCATCGGTCAATTCCATTTTTGTGGGATCTTCCAACGAGTTGGGCGCTTTTGAAAGCGGACTTACCGCAAAACTGATGGGCACGGTAACCGCAGTAGTTTTTGGTGGCTGTATGACCTTGTTTACCGTAGGGCTCACAGCATTGGTTTCCCCATCCTTTAGACGCTTGGATCTGTCCGAGGACATTCGAGAGCACAAAAAGGAATGA
- the ppdK gene encoding pyruvate, phosphate dikinase — METISKTKKQVYHFGTQETDGDRSMRNLLGGKGANLAEMSNLGIPVPPGFTITTEVCTKYNEVGREEVIALLKEEVEKAVASIEKEMETSFGDNENPLLLSVRSGARVSMPGMMDTVLNLGLNDESVLGLVKRTNNERFAWDSYRRFVQMYGGVVLGMKAETKEDENPFEEIIDNLKGKRRIKLDTQFTVQDLQDLVYDFKDAIKKSTGRDFPTDPWEQLWGSVMAVFDSWNGDRAVYYRKINGYPADWGTAVNVQAMVFGNMGDNSGTGVCFTRDAATGVNEFNGEYLINAQGEDVVAGVRTPQQITKMGSQRWAELAQIDEVERMKDFPSLEELMPKIYTELYEYQERLEKHYHDMQDMEFTIQNGKLWILQTRNGKRTGAAMVKIAMDLLKEGQVSEKEALLMIEANKLDELLHPIFDTNALKRAPVVAQGLPASPGAATGQIVFFADEADKFKNTILVRTETSPEDLEGMNLAKGILTARGGMTSHAAVVARGMGKCCVSGAGALKINYKKRSMTVGDQVYNEGDWISLNGSTGNIIEGKVATMEPELSGEFGELMELSNKFGNLKVRTNADNPKDAKIARNFGAQGIGLARTEHMFFEVDRIKAMREMILADTTKGRKAALEELLPMQRKDFEGIFEAMEGCPVTVRLLDPPLHEFVPHQLATQKELAEDLHISLSAVKNKVAELHEFNPMLGHRGCRLGITYPEITEMQTRAIMEAALNLKAKGIESKPEIMIPLVGSFEEFECQDKVIRDTAEVVFSEYGDTVDFTIGTMIEVPRAALMADTIAEKADFFSFGTNDLTQMTFGYSRDDAGKFLTVYLEEGILKNDPFEVLDQDGVGQLVDIGTKRGRSIKPDLKVGICGEHGGEPSSVEFCHSTGMDYVSCSPFRVPIARVAAAQAALK, encoded by the coding sequence ATGGAAACAATTTCGAAGACCAAAAAACAAGTATACCATTTTGGCACCCAAGAGACCGACGGTGACCGAAGTATGAGGAATTTATTAGGGGGGAAAGGAGCAAATCTGGCCGAAATGAGCAATTTGGGCATTCCGGTACCACCTGGCTTTACCATCACCACAGAAGTGTGCACGAAATATAATGAGGTAGGTCGTGAAGAAGTGATCGCATTGCTTAAGGAAGAGGTGGAAAAAGCGGTGGCCTCCATTGAAAAGGAGATGGAAACTTCTTTTGGAGACAATGAAAACCCTTTATTGCTTTCCGTACGATCTGGAGCTAGGGTGTCCATGCCGGGGATGATGGATACAGTATTGAATCTGGGACTTAATGATGAATCTGTTTTAGGCTTGGTCAAACGTACCAATAACGAACGTTTTGCCTGGGATTCCTACAGACGTTTTGTACAGATGTACGGTGGCGTGGTCTTGGGGATGAAAGCTGAGACCAAGGAGGACGAAAATCCCTTTGAGGAGATTATTGATAACCTAAAAGGGAAGAGGCGTATTAAATTGGACACCCAATTTACCGTACAGGACCTACAGGATTTGGTCTATGATTTTAAGGATGCCATAAAGAAGAGTACAGGACGTGATTTTCCAACAGATCCATGGGAGCAGCTTTGGGGATCGGTGATGGCCGTATTTGACAGTTGGAATGGTGATCGAGCGGTATATTATCGAAAGATTAATGGGTATCCAGCTGATTGGGGAACTGCCGTTAATGTCCAGGCCATGGTCTTTGGCAATATGGGCGATAATTCCGGTACGGGTGTTTGTTTCACCAGGGATGCCGCCACGGGGGTGAATGAATTTAATGGGGAATATTTGATCAATGCGCAGGGTGAGGATGTTGTGGCCGGTGTGCGAACCCCGCAGCAAATCACCAAAATGGGTTCACAAAGATGGGCAGAATTGGCGCAAATTGATGAAGTGGAAAGAATGAAGGATTTTCCATCACTGGAAGAGTTGATGCCAAAGATTTATACAGAGCTGTACGAATATCAAGAACGCCTTGAAAAGCATTATCACGATATGCAGGATATGGAGTTCACCATTCAGAACGGAAAACTCTGGATTTTACAGACCCGTAATGGAAAGCGTACGGGAGCGGCCATGGTCAAAATTGCCATGGATCTGCTGAAAGAAGGACAGGTTTCCGAAAAAGAAGCCCTATTGATGATTGAAGCTAATAAGCTGGATGAATTATTGCACCCCATATTTGATACCAACGCCCTAAAAAGGGCACCCGTAGTGGCCCAAGGCCTACCAGCTTCACCGGGTGCTGCTACAGGACAGATTGTGTTCTTTGCTGATGAAGCCGATAAATTCAAAAATACCATTTTGGTTCGTACCGAAACTTCCCCTGAGGATTTGGAAGGCATGAATTTGGCCAAAGGGATACTTACAGCAAGAGGGGGTATGACTTCCCACGCTGCAGTAGTGGCACGAGGCATGGGGAAATGTTGTGTTTCCGGTGCAGGAGCCTTAAAGATCAACTACAAGAAACGGAGCATGACCGTAGGTGATCAAGTCTACAATGAAGGCGATTGGATTTCACTCAATGGTTCCACGGGTAATATCATTGAAGGCAAGGTAGCCACAATGGAACCCGAATTGAGTGGAGAGTTTGGTGAGTTAATGGAGTTGTCCAACAAATTTGGAAACCTTAAAGTACGTACCAATGCTGATAATCCTAAAGATGCCAAAATAGCTCGCAATTTTGGGGCTCAGGGTATTGGACTTGCTCGAACTGAGCATATGTTCTTTGAAGTGGATCGTATCAAGGCCATGCGGGAAATGATTTTGGCCGATACGACCAAAGGAAGAAAGGCGGCCTTGGAAGAACTATTGCCTATGCAGCGCAAGGACTTTGAAGGTATTTTTGAAGCCATGGAAGGTTGTCCAGTGACGGTTCGGTTATTGGATCCACCATTGCATGAGTTTGTGCCCCATCAACTGGCCACACAAAAGGAATTGGCCGAGGATTTGCACATTTCACTTTCTGCTGTAAAGAATAAAGTGGCTGAATTGCATGAGTTTAACCCTATGTTGGGCCATAGAGGTTGCCGTTTGGGTATTACTTATCCGGAAATTACCGAGATGCAGACCCGAGCCATTATGGAAGCGGCCTTGAACCTTAAGGCAAAAGGGATAGAATCAAAACCAGAAATTATGATTCCTTTAGTGGGCAGTTTTGAAGAATTTGAATGTCAAGACAAGGTTATTCGAGATACCGCTGAGGTTGTCTTTTCCGAATATGGAGACACTGTAGATTTCACCATTGGAACCATGATTGAAGTTCCTAGGGCCGCACTTATGGCTGATACCATTGCCGAAAAAGCCGATTTCTTCTCCTTTGGAACCAATGATTTGACCCAAATGACCTTTGGGTATTCAAGGGATGATGCTGGAAAATTCCTTACGGTCTATCTTGAGGAGGGAATTTTGAAAAATGACCCATTTGAAGTTTTGGACCAAGACGGTGTAGGCCAATTGGTAGATATAGGTACTAAAAGGGGTAGAAGCATTAAACCTGATTTAAAGGTAGGTATCTGTGGTGAGCATGGTGGTGAACCATCTTCCGTGGAATTCTGCCATAGTACAGGAATGGACTATGTGAGCTGTTCACCTTTTAGGGTACCCATTGCTAGAGTTGCAGCGGCACAAGCTGCTTTAAAATAA
- a CDS encoding UDP-2,3-diacylglucosamine diphosphatase has product MKDFSLQKGKKVYFASDNHLGAPTFKDSLPREKKFVAWLDSIKADAGAVFLMGDLFDFWFEYKTVVPKGFTRTLGKLAELTDAGIPITYFVGNHDLWMNGYFEEELNIPVHHRPQQYRINGKTFFIGHGDGLGPGDKGFKRMKKVFTNPFCQWLFRWLHPDLGVRLAQHLSINNKIISGDADAEFLGEDKEWLVQYCKRKLEQQHYDHFIFGHRHLPMEIDLNGKSTYTNLGDWISYFTYAVFDGEKLSLQKFQ; this is encoded by the coding sequence ATGAAAGATTTCTCGCTCCAAAAGGGGAAAAAAGTATATTTCGCCAGTGACAACCATCTTGGGGCTCCCACATTTAAGGACAGCCTGCCGCGTGAAAAAAAGTTTGTGGCCTGGTTGGATTCCATTAAAGCTGATGCGGGTGCTGTTTTTTTAATGGGCGATCTGTTCGATTTTTGGTTTGAGTACAAAACCGTAGTGCCAAAGGGATTTACCAGAACCCTGGGAAAACTCGCCGAACTTACCGATGCTGGAATTCCCATCACGTATTTTGTGGGCAATCACGATCTATGGATGAATGGGTATTTTGAAGAAGAACTCAATATTCCTGTACACCACAGACCACAACAATACCGAATTAATGGGAAAACTTTTTTCATTGGTCATGGAGACGGACTTGGCCCTGGGGATAAAGGGTTCAAACGAATGAAAAAGGTCTTTACCAATCCTTTTTGTCAATGGCTGTTCCGATGGTTACATCCCGATTTGGGGGTACGTTTGGCACAACACCTTTCCATAAACAATAAAATCATCTCCGGTGATGCCGATGCCGAATTTTTGGGGGAGGATAAGGAATGGCTGGTGCAATACTGCAAACGAAAACTGGAACAACAGCATTACGACCATTTTATTTTTGGGCATCGCCATCTGCCCATGGAAATTGACTTGAATGGAAAATCGACCTACACCAACCTTGGGGATTGGATCAGCTATTTTACCTACGCTGTTTTTGATGGCGAAAAGCTATCACTACAGAAATTTCAATAA
- a CDS encoding 6-pyruvoyl trahydropterin synthase family protein, which produces MENIRITKEFTFETGHALYGYDGKCKNVHGHSYKLAVTVIGSPISDNNHVKLGMVIDFGDLKKIVEEEIIDPFDHATVFNKNTPHLKLAKELEGHGHKVILANYQPTSENMVLDFAEKIKARLPKNIGLHSLKLRETETAYAEWFASDN; this is translated from the coding sequence ATGGAAAATATCCGCATTACCAAGGAATTTACCTTTGAGACCGGTCATGCCCTTTACGGCTATGACGGTAAATGCAAAAACGTTCACGGCCACAGTTATAAACTGGCCGTAACGGTTATTGGCAGCCCAATTTCCGATAACAACCACGTAAAACTGGGAATGGTCATTGATTTTGGAGACCTTAAAAAGATTGTTGAAGAAGAAATAATCGATCCCTTTGACCATGCAACCGTCTTCAATAAGAATACCCCACACCTTAAATTGGCCAAAGAACTGGAAGGTCATGGCCATAAGGTGATTTTGGCCAACTATCAGCCAACCAGTGAAAACATGGTATTGGACTTTGCGGAAAAAATAAAGGCCCGTCTTCCAAAAAACATAGGGCTACATTCCCTCAAACTACGGGAAACGGAAACTGCGTATGCAGAGTGGTTTGCATCCGACAATTGA
- a CDS encoding Gfo/Idh/MocA family protein: MKLSLAHFSILFLILFMGCNTMEKEPTESEEQQTQEVSYYAGEPLKVAIVGLTHTHVHWILGREQWGDIKIVGIVEPNRDLALQYSKQHGYSMDLVHDSMESLYNNVKPEAVTAFNDIHGHLEVVEFFAPKGIPIMVEKPLAVNWEHAQKMADLATKHQVQLLTNYETSWYGSHEKAFEWVNKAKKVGPVQRMVFHHGHPGPIEIGCNPEFLEWLTDPVLNGGGALTDFGCYGANLATWILNGQTPKKVTAITRNYKPQKYPKVDDDATIVLDYADKQVIIQASWNWSHNRKDMEIYGTSGYVFCKNGTDMEVLEDEKAGPFTYKAQGLPIGIHDPFAYFNQVVNHNLNIEPYGVSSLENNLLVIQILEAAKHSAKTGKTVVWEDFFKS, from the coding sequence ATGAAATTGTCATTAGCCCATTTTTCCATACTTTTTCTTATCCTTTTTATGGGATGCAATACCATGGAAAAAGAACCAACGGAATCGGAAGAACAACAAACCCAAGAAGTTTCCTACTATGCTGGGGAACCTTTAAAAGTAGCCATTGTTGGATTGACCCATACCCATGTCCATTGGATTTTAGGTCGGGAACAATGGGGTGATATAAAGATTGTGGGCATTGTGGAGCCCAATAGGGACTTGGCATTGCAGTACAGCAAGCAGCATGGCTATTCCATGGATTTGGTCCATGATTCCATGGAATCCTTGTACAACAATGTAAAACCAGAGGCGGTAACTGCCTTTAACGATATCCATGGTCACTTGGAAGTTGTGGAATTCTTTGCCCCAAAAGGAATACCCATTATGGTGGAAAAGCCCTTGGCCGTTAATTGGGAACACGCCCAAAAAATGGCTGACTTAGCTACAAAACATCAGGTCCAGTTGCTCACCAATTACGAAACGTCCTGGTATGGTTCCCATGAAAAGGCGTTTGAATGGGTCAACAAAGCAAAAAAAGTGGGTCCTGTTCAACGTATGGTTTTTCATCATGGTCATCCCGGGCCCATTGAAATTGGTTGCAACCCGGAATTTCTGGAATGGTTAACAGATCCCGTTTTGAACGGAGGGGGTGCCCTAACGGATTTTGGCTGCTATGGCGCTAACCTGGCCACTTGGATCTTAAACGGTCAAACCCCAAAAAAGGTCACGGCAATTACCCGCAACTATAAACCCCAGAAGTATCCCAAGGTTGATGATGATGCCACCATAGTTTTGGACTATGCCGACAAACAGGTCATTATACAGGCTTCATGGAACTGGTCCCACAACCGGAAGGACATGGAAATTTATGGAACGTCAGGTTATGTTTTTTGTAAAAACGGAACGGATATGGAGGTTTTGGAGGACGAAAAAGCAGGTCCGTTTACCTATAAAGCCCAAGGGCTGCCAATAGGTATTCACGACCCTTTTGCGTACTTCAACCAAGTGGTAAACCATAACTTGAATATTGAACCCTATGGGGTCTCTTCCTTAGAAAACAATCTTTTGGTCATCCAGATATTGGAAGCGGCCAAACACTCCGCAAAAACTGGGAAAACCGTAGTTTGGGAAGACTTCTTCAAATCGTGA
- a CDS encoding enoyl-CoA hydratase/isomerase family protein yields MQTSRNNGSLYTKIENGIAHVEFGHPASNSFVSELLKRLTTEFEKLSEDREVSVILLKSEGKRAFCAGASFDELVAISNLEEGKTFFSGFAHVINAMRKCPKPILGRVQGKTVGGGVGLASACDYVHATVDAAIKLSEIAVGIGPFVIAPAVERKMGKAALAELSFYPTEWKNAYWAKEKGLYAKVYDSIAEMDKEIEIHLQKLSTYNPKALSKMKSVLWEGTETWDKLLSERAALSGELALSPHTKKSLEAFKK; encoded by the coding sequence ATGCAAACATCACGAAACAACGGAAGCCTATATACCAAAATAGAAAATGGAATCGCCCATGTGGAGTTTGGGCATCCTGCAAGCAACTCCTTTGTATCCGAGTTGTTAAAGCGGCTAACCACTGAATTCGAAAAGCTTTCGGAGGACCGTGAAGTGTCGGTCATTCTTTTAAAATCAGAAGGGAAGCGGGCTTTCTGTGCCGGAGCTTCCTTTGATGAGTTGGTGGCCATTTCCAATCTGGAAGAAGGCAAAACATTCTTTAGTGGATTTGCCCATGTCATCAACGCCATGCGAAAGTGTCCCAAACCCATTTTGGGGCGTGTACAAGGAAAGACCGTTGGGGGTGGTGTAGGTTTGGCATCGGCCTGTGATTATGTACATGCCACGGTAGATGCGGCCATAAAGCTCTCCGAGATCGCTGTGGGCATTGGGCCATTTGTCATTGCTCCGGCAGTGGAACGCAAAATGGGCAAAGCCGCCTTGGCCGAACTATCCTTTTATCCTACCGAATGGAAAAATGCATATTGGGCCAAGGAAAAAGGATTGTATGCCAAAGTATACGACTCCATTGCCGAAATGGACAAAGAAATTGAAATTCACCTTCAGAAACTTTCCACCTATAATCCCAAAGCCTTGTCCAAAATGAAGAGCGTCCTGTGGGAAGGGACGGAAACTTGGGACAAATTGCTTAGTGAAAGGGCAGCTTTGAGTGGGGAATTGGCATTGTCCCCACATACCAAAAAGTCATTGGAAGCGTTCAAAAAGTAA
- a CDS encoding DUF1569 domain-containing protein, with amino-acid sequence MNVHQMVCHCTDFFRMAKGTKTSREYGRVNTKELIELAKLGKTTPAPKGFGQVEGEGTAPTNLEKDLRTLKEHILEFSNFKNDFDFAEHPYFGKIDQERWTKLAVYHLNHHLSQFGV; translated from the coding sequence ATGAACGTCCATCAAATGGTCTGTCACTGTACTGACTTTTTTAGAATGGCCAAAGGAACCAAAACCTCCAGGGAATATGGTAGGGTCAACACAAAGGAACTGATTGAACTCGCCAAGTTGGGCAAGACAACACCCGCACCAAAAGGATTTGGACAGGTCGAAGGAGAGGGAACGGCCCCAACCAACCTGGAAAAAGACCTAAGAACCTTGAAGGAACATATCTTGGAGTTTTCAAATTTCAAAAATGATTTTGACTTTGCAGAACATCCCTACTTTGGTAAGATAGATCAAGAACGCTGGACTAAATTGGCTGTTTACCATTTAAATCATCATCTAAGCCAATTTGGTGTTTGA
- a CDS encoding MATE family efflux transporter codes for MITKTAVSFKNINRLAIPATISGIAEPLLSITDTAIVGNIPVDGVESLAAAGIVGSFLSMLIWVLGQTRSAISAIISQYLGANKLNEVSNLPAQAIFLNLTLSIIVLLSTVFVIEDIFRLFEASGKILDYCVSYYGIRVWGFPLTLFTFALFGIFRGLQNTFYPMLVATIGAGLNIVLDFVLVYGIEGYVPALYLEGAAWASLISQAVMAILAFLLLMAKTNINLKLQLPINKELKSLIYMSLNLFVRTLALNTALLLAVREATALGTKYIGAHTIAVNIWLFAAFFIDGYSAAGNSMGGRLLGAKDYNGLWRLAKKINTYGIMVSLILMLLGFLCYEPIGRLFSKEILVLNTFYSVFYIVLFGLPMNSIAFLFDGMFKGMGKMKYLRNVLLVATFLGFVPTLYLGLYLGWGIHAIWMAFIIWMLFRSMPLVWKFRTTFKPLLQKG; via the coding sequence ATGATCACCAAAACAGCCGTAAGCTTTAAAAACATAAACCGATTGGCCATTCCTGCCACTATTTCGGGAATAGCCGAACCACTGTTATCCATAACGGATACGGCCATTGTTGGAAATATCCCGGTGGACGGTGTGGAATCCTTGGCCGCCGCCGGAATTGTAGGTTCCTTTTTGTCCATGCTCATCTGGGTCCTGGGACAGACCAGAAGTGCCATCTCTGCCATTATCTCCCAATATCTGGGCGCCAATAAACTGAACGAGGTGAGCAATTTGCCCGCCCAGGCAATTTTTCTAAATCTTACCCTCAGTATTATCGTCCTGCTTTCCACCGTTTTTGTGATTGAGGATATTTTTAGGCTATTTGAGGCTTCAGGTAAAATATTGGACTATTGTGTTTCTTATTACGGAATCCGGGTATGGGGATTTCCATTAACGCTTTTCACCTTTGCCCTTTTTGGAATCTTTAGGGGGTTACAGAACACCTTTTATCCCATGCTGGTTGCCACTATAGGGGCTGGACTTAACATCGTATTGGATTTTGTGCTGGTCTATGGTATTGAAGGATACGTTCCCGCACTCTATTTGGAGGGTGCCGCCTGGGCGAGCCTTATTTCGCAAGCTGTAATGGCAATATTGGCATTTCTTCTCCTAATGGCCAAAACAAACATCAACCTAAAACTGCAATTGCCCATAAATAAGGAGCTAAAAAGTCTCATTTACATGAGTCTCAATCTTTTTGTACGGACCCTTGCCCTGAACACGGCACTACTACTGGCCGTTAGGGAAGCCACCGCTTTGGGCACAAAATACATTGGAGCCCATACCATAGCTGTGAACATTTGGTTGTTTGCCGCCTTTTTTATTGATGGCTATTCCGCCGCCGGAAACAGTATGGGAGGACGTTTATTGGGCGCAAAAGACTACAATGGCCTTTGGCGTCTGGCCAAAAAGATAAATACCTATGGAATTATGGTAAGCTTGATCTTGATGCTGTTGGGTTTTTTGTGCTATGAACCCATCGGGCGTCTGTTCTCCAAGGAAATTCTTGTCCTAAATACGTTCTACAGTGTTTTCTATATTGTCCTTTTTGGATTGCCCATGAACTCCATAGCTTTTCTTTTTGATGGCATGTTCAAGGGTATGGGCAAAATGAAATACCTCCGCAACGTATTATTGGTGGCCACTTTTCTTGGTTTTGTGCCAACCTTGTATTTGGGATTGTATTTAGGTTGGGGCATCCATGCTATTTGGATGGCCTTTATCATTTGGATGCTGTTCAGAAGTATGCCGTTGGTTTGGAAATTCAGGACTACCTTTAAACCATTGTTGCAAAAGGGTTAA
- a CDS encoding GNAT family N-acetyltransferase — MIRRAKISEIDDILEITRACANYMMAKGIYQWNEHYPSKLHLELDIERNELFVKTKNGSIVGAIVISEHMDEEYFQVQWLTKNEKNIYIHRLCVHPKYQGEGHAQKMMSYAEDHAKKNGFVSVRLDTFSQNKRNQKFYETRGYHRLGDVHFPKQSEYAFHCYELVL, encoded by the coding sequence ATGATACGACGCGCAAAGATATCTGAAATTGATGATATTCTTGAAATCACAAGGGCTTGCGCCAACTATATGATGGCAAAGGGAATTTACCAATGGAACGAACATTATCCTTCCAAACTGCATTTGGAACTGGATATTGAAAGAAACGAGCTATTCGTGAAAACCAAAAATGGTTCCATTGTCGGGGCCATTGTCATTTCCGAACATATGGATGAAGAATATTTTCAAGTTCAGTGGCTTACCAAAAATGAAAAGAATATTTACATTCATCGGCTTTGTGTGCATCCAAAATATCAAGGGGAAGGGCACGCGCAAAAAATGATGTCCTATGCCGAGGACCATGCCAAAAAAAACGGGTTTGTTTCTGTTCGATTGGACACCTTCTCCCAAAACAAACGCAATCAGAAATTTTATGAGACCAGGGGATATCACAGATTGGGGGATGTCCATTTCCCCAAACAAAGTGAATATGCCTTTCATTGTTATGAACTTGTGCTATAA
- a CDS encoding universal stress protein: MNNILVPLGTSPVCHETLSYAIDFASEFGCNVFVMDVFTVISTAGNLSNVKEKVASSNREKIKEMISSVETKGVDIKIASYNGDIVDGVEEIDKNLGIDLIIIAPRSNDINDELYLGHTSGRIIKQTNIPALIVPKGTQYVPLKNILVAFKSGILKRNRVLHPLIAVMEKYQSKVNLLLVKTPGYSEEDLKINTALLDLSKNLTISENQTTYLGVLEHFKEKQPDLLCVFRRKRGFFKKLWEKSTIPKAEFYVPIPVLVLSVKKD; this comes from the coding sequence ATGAACAATATTCTGGTCCCATTGGGAACTTCCCCTGTTTGTCATGAAACATTGTCCTACGCCATTGACTTTGCGTCCGAGTTTGGATGCAATGTTTTTGTAATGGATGTTTTCACCGTTATTTCAACTGCAGGGAACTTGTCCAATGTTAAGGAGAAAGTAGCTTCTTCCAATAGGGAGAAAATTAAGGAAATGATTTCCAGTGTTGAGACGAAAGGTGTTGATATTAAAATTGCTTCGTATAATGGGGACATCGTTGATGGGGTGGAGGAAATCGATAAAAACCTGGGGATTGATTTGATCATTATAGCCCCAAGAAGTAATGATATTAATGACGAATTATATCTTGGGCACACTTCCGGTCGCATTATTAAACAGACCAATATTCCTGCGCTCATTGTACCTAAAGGGACCCAATATGTGCCATTAAAGAACATTTTGGTAGCTTTTAAGTCAGGAATCCTAAAGCGTAATAGGGTCTTACATCCTTTAATTGCGGTTATGGAGAAATACCAATCCAAAGTGAACCTGTTATTGGTCAAAACACCGGGATACTCCGAGGAGGATTTAAAGATCAATACGGCCCTATTGGATTTGAGCAAAAATTTGACCATTTCTGAAAACCAGACCACCTATTTGGGCGTATTGGAACATTTTAAGGAAAAACAACCCGACTTATTATGCGTATTTAGAAGAAAACGGGGCTTTTTTAAAAAGTTATGGGAGAAGAGTACTATTCCCAAAGCGGAATTTTATGTGCCAATACCCGTTCTGGTACTCAGTGTTAAAAAAGATTGA